The sequence below is a genomic window from Labilithrix sp..
ATGCCGGAGGACCTCGCGCGCGACCCGGCCGCGCCGTACCGCATCCCGCCGTTCGAGCACCCCACGCTCGGCCACGTCCGCTACCGCGAGCACTTCGACTACGACCGCGTCCGTCAGGTCCTCTTCGTCTCGATGGTGTTCGAGCCGAAGCGAGGTGAAGAGCGCATGACGCCCCTCGCGCATCGCCAGTTCTTCCCCCGCGAGATGGAGGCGCTCCTCCACTACAACGGCTTCGACGTCACCGCCCTCCACGGCGACTTCACCCACGGCCCGCTCACGCAGCGCTCCGACGTGATGGTCTTCCACGCCCGCCCGCGCGCGCGACACTCGCGCTGACGCCTCAGCGCCGTGTCGGCTTGCGCTTCCGACCCTGCGCGACCGCGAGCTCGGCCCGCAGTCGCTCCACCTCGACTTCGAGGGACTCGCGCGTGGCCGTCTCGCGCCGGAGAGCATCGCGCGCGGCGTTCTCCGCGTCGCGCGCGGCAGCGGCCACCTCCGCTGCGGTCGGGTAGAGGTCCCTGCCCGCGGCGTCGCGGGCGACGCGGAGTCGGCGCTCGTCTCCCTTGCCCACGACCGTCAACCAGCAACCGAGCTGGGTCGAGCGAACGCTCGCGGCGTCGGTCCGGAGGACCTGCTCGAGGCGGGCGCGCTTCGAGCCGCGGCGGAAGACCTGCCACGTGATGCGTTCGTCGTCGCCGCCGGGCTCGGGGTCGTAGACGATGAGCTCGCTCACGCCGATCTCGTCGCAGGCGTTCGGGATCGCGACGTAGTCCGTATGGAAGTCGTTCGAGGCGATCTCGAGGCAGAAGCTCGGGACCACGGACTCCTCCCAGAGCTTCCAGATCTTCTCGACACGCGACTGCGGAACGCCCGGCAGGACGTAGATATCGGGCGCGATCGAGCGCGTGGGAGCAAACTGCTGCCAGTAGATGAACTGGTTCGATCCGACGTGCGCGACGATCCCGCGCTCGGCGAGGAACCGCGCGAGCATCGGGCGAAGCATTTCCCTCATCAGCTGCTGGAGCTCGCCCACACCCATGTCGTCCGTCTCTGGGTAGAACGTCGGGTCCACAATCAGCTGCTTCGCCGCCGATCGCATACGGACAGCCTAGCCCCGCGCTCGGCAGCGTGCGACAACGAGCTCGCATGAGCATCGCGTCCCAGCTCGCCGACGTCCGCGCGCGGATCGAGCGCGCCGCGCGGGCGGTGGGGCGCGATCCGGCGAGCGTGCGGCTCGTCGCGGTGTCGAAGACCAAACCTGCGGCGGCGATCCGCGAAGCGTACGCGGCGGGGCAGCGCGACTTCGGGGAGAACTACGCGCAGGAGCTGGCGGAGAAGGCGGCCGAGCTCTGCGAAGAGCTGCCCGACGTTCGGTGGCACTTCATCGGGCACCTCCAGTCGAACAAGGCGAAGCTCGTCGCGCCGGTCGCGCACCTCGTGCACGCGGTGGACTCCGCCGCGCTCGCGCACGCCCTCGCGAAGCGCGTCCCTCCCGGCGCGCCGCCGCTTCGCGTCCTCGTCGAGGTGAACACCGGCGGCGAAGCGGAGAAGCACGGCGTCGCGCCGGCGGACGCGGGCGCGCTCCTCGACGCGATCGCGGCGGAGCCGAGCCTCGTCCTCGGCGGCCTCATGACGATGCCGCCGCACGACCTCGACGCCGCGCGCCGCGCCTTCGAGGCCCTCGTCGCGCTGCGCGATCGCCACGGCGGCGCCGCGCGGCTGCCCGAGCTCTCGATGGGCATGAGCGACGACCTCGAGGTCGCGATCGCGTGCGGCGCGACGATCGTGCGGGTGGGCACCGCGATCTTCGGCGCGCGGTGAGGTGGGCGCTACTTCCGGCGGAAGCGGGTGAAGATGTCGCGGAGGCGGGGGAGCGAGCTCTCGCGCGGGCCGCGGGTGCGGATGCGTTCGGCGAGGGCGCGGTTGGCTTCGTCGGTCGCGTCGAGCGCGAGGGCGCGGTCGATCGCGGTCGCGGCTTCGTCGCGCTTGCCGGCGGCGAGGAGCGCGGTCGCGAGGACGGCGAGCGTGCGCGCCGACTCGCCCTCGAGCTCGCAGGCGCGCCGCGCGTGCTCGAGCGCCGCGTCCGCCTCGCCGAGCGCGACGTGCGCGGCGACGATCTCCATGTGCGCCGGCGTGCAGCCCGGCGCGACCTTGAGCGCCTCGAGGAACGCGTCGCGCGCGGGGCGCCAGCGCTCGCGGCGGCGCTCCGCGATGCCGACCGCGAACCACGCGTGCCACGCGTTGCTCCGCATCGCGAGGCCGCGCGCGCGGGCCGCGATCGTCTCGAGGTCCTCGCTCGCGGCCGCGTAGGCCGCGCGGAGGACGGCGTCGATCTCGAGCGAGACCTGCGGGTCCTCGAGCGCGAGGCGACCGCGCTGCGCCTCCGCCGAGAGCGACGTGTTCTCCGCGAGCGCCTCGACCTCGCCGAGCCGCTGCACCGCGCCGGCCTTGTCGCCGCCGAGCGCGAGCGCGC
It includes:
- a CDS encoding YggS family pyridoxal phosphate-dependent enzyme; its protein translation is MSIASQLADVRARIERAARAVGRDPASVRLVAVSKTKPAAAIREAYAAGQRDFGENYAQELAEKAAELCEELPDVRWHFIGHLQSNKAKLVAPVAHLVHAVDSAALAHALAKRVPPGAPPLRVLVEVNTGGEAEKHGVAPADAGALLDAIAAEPSLVLGGLMTMPPHDLDAARRAFEALVALRDRHGGAARLPELSMGMSDDLEVAIACGATIVRVGTAIFGAR
- a CDS encoding Uma2 family endonuclease, with product MRSAAKQLIVDPTFYPETDDMGVGELQQLMREMLRPMLARFLAERGIVAHVGSNQFIYWQQFAPTRSIAPDIYVLPGVPQSRVEKIWKLWEESVVPSFCLEIASNDFHTDYVAIPNACDEIGVSELIVYDPEPGGDDERITWQVFRRGSKRARLEQVLRTDAASVRSTQLGCWLTVVGKGDERRLRVARDAAGRDLYPTAAEVAAAARDAENAARDALRRETATRESLEVEVERLRAELAVAQGRKRKPTRR